A genome region from Anopheles stephensi strain Indian chromosome 2, UCI_ANSTEP_V1.0, whole genome shotgun sequence includes the following:
- the LOC118502697 gene encoding uncharacterized protein LOC118502697, whose product MYDLDDTTTGFHDALSKYTTPMSDLYITDSMQDMLDIDIKSEVTTVVGGVNEFVSLMNYDLPSLELDSSSLDSDSFFSSTLGMASNDLYPDVGTCANPNYVMPVLSSTAVPFANGSVLSSSSASSTSSSSTLNALVAAQSLLKSPKQNINLNTTVHGGAGTNPTLPSPKERKSHLTFSPNTIKVSTVQEPKKISSLAQITRVSHPGGGTISCTSLAPSTPVENVRKDLSSQMTTVKEETIIVRNGGVVKSASDHFIASGNNVTIGETTVVHRTSSSGSPGLGVGLGKGNTVKLAHGIGALTFANSVQYKNVKSVQKVGSNGIGLGSGGASSPKAFNRSLIMEQSGGGKPTSGMVTITHGGNGSPTTMIARQMQRAMTPTGPKPKPTKGGGGAQGGGAGGESEFPKPAYSYSCLIAMALKNSRSGSLPVSEIYSFMCEHFPYFKTAPTGWKNSVRHNLSLNKCFEKIEKPAVNGGQRKGCLWAMNPAKILKMDEEVQKWSRKDPLAIRRAMVHPEHLEALERGEMKHGSTGEDDVDVEEDLESDGGPSDVDAEEVDEEPVDAEEEDEEEEGEEEDEADDVELIEQQHETIDVDAESFIINTPESLIDGDEDGGEPGDFELEVPEFYENINVDSKDSTLALEFTQQDLLSLEDEDESLYINQLQQQQTRLGGIITVSQQQQQQQTLQQQQQTQLIQQTQILNHHHHNHRQQQHQQPPAKRARLDVNYSISPSANGTGLVNVISSRQPTIVQGSGNNSVTVTPVNGGTVMGLSFQQHFQQQQQLRQQQQQGTIRRKVPIITRLA is encoded by the exons ATGTATGACCTGGACGACACAACAACGGGATTCCACGACGCGCTGAGCAAATACACT ACCCCAATGTCGGACCTCTACATCACCGACTCGATGCAGGACATGCTCGACATCGACATCAAATCGGAAGTGACGACAGTGGTGGGCGGCGTGAACGAGTTCGTCTCGCTGATGAACTACGATCTGCCCTCGCTCGAGCTGGACTCAAGCTCGCTTGATAGCGACAGCTTCTTCAGCAGCACCCTCGGCATGGCCAGCAACGACCTGTACCCGGATGTGGGAACCTGCGCCAACCCAAACTACGTGATGCCCGTCCTATCGTCCACCGCGGTACCGTTCGCCAACGGTAGCGTACTATCGTCCTCGTCCGCCTCCTCCACCTCATCGTCCTCCACGCTGAATGCGCTGGTGGCGGCCCAATCGCTGCTCAAGTCACCGAAGCAAAACATTAACCTCAACACAACGGTGCACGGTGGTGCGGGAACGAACCCAACCCTACCGAGCccgaaggaaaggaaaagccaTCTTACCTTCTCACCGAACACGATCAAGGTGTCAACGGTGCAGGAACCGAAAAAGATCTCCAGCCTGGCACAGATCACCCGCGTGAGTCATCCGGGCGGTGGTACCATCTCCTGCACGTCGCTCGCACCCTCCACCCCGGTGGAGAACGTGCGCAAGGATCTGAGCTCGCAGATGACGACGGTGAAGGAGGAAACGATCATCGTACGGAATGGCGGTGTGGTGAAGAGTGCTAGCGATCACTTTATCGCCAGCGGCAATAATGTGACCATCGGCGAAACGACGGTAGTACACCGGACGTCTTCATCCGGATCGCCGGGACTGGGCGTTGGGCTCGGAAAGGGAAATACCGTCAAATTGGCCCACGGTATCGGTGCACTCACGTTCGCCAACAGCGTGCAGTACAAGAACGTCAAGAGCGTACAGAAGGTAGGCAGCAACGGGATTGGGCTTGGCAGCGGTGGTGCTTCCAGCCCGAAAGCTTTCAATCGTAGCCTGATCATGGAACAGTCGGGCGGGGGTAAACCAACCAGCGGCATGGTCACCATAACGCACGGTGGCAACGGTTCTCCAACGACAATGATCGCAAGACAGATGCAGCGAGCAATGACACCGACCggaccgaaaccgaaaccgaccaagggtggtggtggtgcgcaGGGAGGTGGAGCAGGAGGCGAGAGCGAGTTCCCCAAACCGGCCTACTCCTACTCGTGCCTGATTGCGATGGCACTGAAAAACTCGCGCTCCGGTTCGCTGCCCGTGTCCGAGATCTATAGCTTCATGTGCGAACACTTCCCGTACTTCAAGACGGCACCGACCGGCTGGAAGAACTCCGTCCGGCACAACCTCTCGCTGAACAAGTGTTTCGAGAAGATCGAAAAGCCGGCCGTAAATGGTGGCCAGCGCAAGGGATGTTTGTGGGCGATGAATCCGGCGAAGATACTGAAGATGGACGAGGAGGTACAGAAGTGGTCGCGCAAGGATCCGCTCGCGATCCGGAGGGCGATGGTGCATCCCGAACATCTGGAAGCGCTCGAGCGGGGCGAGATGAAGCACGGCTCGACGGGTGAGGACGATGTGGACGTGGAGGAAGATCTCGAGAGTGACGGTGGTCCGTCGGACGTGGACGCGGAAGAGGTGGACGAGGAGCCGGTGGATGCGgaagaggaggacgaggaggaggaaggggaggaggaggacgaagcCGACGATGTGGAGCtgatcgagcagcagcacgaaaCGATCGATGTGGATGCGGAAAGCTTCATCATCAACACGCCGGAATCGTTGATCGATGGTGACGAGGACGGTGGCGAACCGGGTGATTTCGAACTGGAG gtTCCAGAGTTTTATGAAAACATCAACGTAGATTCGAAGGACAGTACGCTTGCGCTCGAATTCACCCAGCAGGATCTTCTGTCGCTGGAAGATGAAGATGAGTCGCTGTACATTAACCAgctacagcaacaacagaCCCGGCTTGGCGGGATTATCACCGtgtcccagcagcagcaacagcaacaaacgcttcaacagcagcaacaaacacaGCTAATCCAGCAAACGCAAATCCtgaaccaccatcaccacaaccaccggcagcagcagcaccagcaacctCCGGCGAAACGTGCCCGGCTCGACGTCAACTATTCCATTTCGCCATCCGCCAACGGTACCGGCCTAGTGAACGTCATCTCTAGCCGGCAACCGACGATAGTGCAGGGCAGTGGCAACAATTCCGTCACCGTAACGCCCGTCAACGGTGGCACCGTGATGGGGTTGAGCTTTCAGCAACactttcagcagcagcagcaactccgccagcagcagcagcaaggaacGATCCGGCGAAAGGTACCGATCATTACCCGGTTGGCCTAA
- the LOC118502752 gene encoding electron transfer flavoprotein regulatory factor 1, whose product MADHRRRVLDLYKRLQYMGREYPGGPDKFRQRCYNAFKRQSTETDPEKIEKAIGLGEYVVKEIEALYSLRKYRAMKRRYYDEK is encoded by the exons atggCGGATCATCGGCGACGTGTGTTGGATCTTTACAAACGG TTGCAGTACATGGGCCGCGAGTATCCGGGCGGACCGGACAAATTTCGGCAGCGCTGCTACAACGCGTTCAAGCGCCAAAGCACCGAAACCGATCCGGAGAAGATTGAGAAAGCGATCGGGCTGGGCGAGTACGTGGTGAAGGAAATTGAAGCCCTGTACAGCCTGCGAAAGTATCGGGCCATGAAGCGTAGATATTACGATGAGAAGTAG
- the LOC118502738 gene encoding zinc finger protein 836-like, which produces MELTMEIPTAGPETYCRLCLGKDSLLGVFSSERDGSTELVEKIFECTNIKLSSTVDAGCTICHRCLQAVQDFYHFRVRSNKVNDLIQVTTVVANGDDNGSAHYAPTPSKQPKAATNNSPSPTAGVQRKHHCRYCPKSFRTVAGLTEHGNKAHLAGRQHHCPNCLAQFQHAPSLARHVRSRSCFAFSKYRCRVCSESFHEREQWADHIQIHAKDFPYQCPDCWSQFKHKATLRRHANTVHLLVQKV; this is translated from the exons ATGGAGCTTACGATGGAGAT ACCCACTGCTGGACCGGAAACGTACTGTCGCCTTTGTCTCGGCAAGGATAGTCTACTGGGAGTGTTCTCATCGGAGCGGGACGGTTCGACCGAGCTGGTAGAGAAAATCTTCGAATGCACCAACATTAAG CTGTCCTCCACGGTGGACGCGGGTTGTACCATCTGCCACCGGTGTCTGCAGGCGGTGCAGGATTTCTACCACTTTCGCGTGCGCAGCAACAAGGTGAATGATCTCATCCAGGTGACGACGGTCGTTGCCAATGGTGACGACAACGGTAGCGCGCACTATGCGCCGACACCATCGAAGCAACCGAAGGCAGCCACGAACAACAGCCCTAGTCCGACGGCCGGTGTGCAGCGGAAGCACCATTGCCGGTACTGTCCCAAATCGTTCCGCACGGTGGCCGGTTTGACGGAGCACGGTAATAAGGCGCATCTGGCCGGCAGGCAACATCACTGCCCGAACTGCTTGGCCCAGTTCCAGCATGCACCGTCCCTGGCAAGGCATGTGCGCAGCCGGAGCTGCTTCGCGTTCAGCAAATATCGGTGCCGGGTGTGCAGCGAAAGCTTTCACGAGCGTGAACAGTGGGCCGACCATATACAGATCCATGCGAAGGATTTCCCCTACCAGTGTCCGGACTGTTGGTCACAGTTTAAGCACAAGGCGACGCTACGCCGCCACGCCAATACCGTCCATTTGTTGGTGCAGAAGGTT